From Chrysemys picta bellii isolate R12L10 chromosome 1, ASM1138683v2, whole genome shotgun sequence:
TCAGAACTAGGTTGAAACATCTTTTACCTTGCTCAGTTCATCTTGAagattacaaaataaaaaagtattgccataataaaaacataattttaagaCTCTTTCATACAGAACTTTAGAATCTTGCAGTGAACTTTCCTCGGAAAAAGTGATATTTACCCCTGTGCAAATGGCCTAAGTCCCAATTAACCTTTAAAGAGCAAAAAGTCACACTTTTGGGCCCTCTGtgcataaatcccattgactgtacAAACATACCCAAAGGCAGCATTTGGACCTTAATACCACAGCGTATTTCAGTTGTAGTTGTGAGTAATCAGAAGTTGCATTTACAGCAGAAGTGTTTCAATGCTTATATTCCCTGTTCCACAGCATTTCCTTAATCAAACTGACTGCCCCATTAAATTCTTCCGTCACTGAAATATCTGTAGCAATTCTCACTAGTCTCATATATATTGGTGTTaagatatttttttcattttcagtggcaGAAGAATGTCACAGCTACATATGTTATGCATTAGATTGATCCACAACTAACCTGCCTCAGAAATGTTGAATACTGGTGAGTGACCACTAGTTACAGATGGTGCTGATGACTGTGATGATCCAGGAGTTAAATCTGAGTTACCTGCTTCAATTGCCCCCTCAGCGTCTCTCTCATTAAGGTCAGGAAAACTGAAATCTGTTGAAGTCTCATTATCATTAAGGCTATCTGAGGTACCTTGACCAGAGCCACTTTCTTCATCACTTGTAAAAACAGCCCAAGATTTAGACTCTGGTGTGTTTTGCAATGGGATACTAAGAGTCTGAATACAATTTTCCCATATTGTTGGATTGTTGTGCTTCTTAGGTATCAATGCTGCCAATGTTGGTATTGATGGATAATTACGTCTGTCCATACCATGACTTATCTGACTGTCTGATGCAGCAGttgtaattttcttttcttcttcttcttcagatTTCTCAGAATGTGAATTGATAATTAGGTTACTCTGATCCTTTATATTGTTTACCTGTGTATTCTGTTCATCTACTACCTTTTCCTGAGTTTCTCTATGGGAAGTGCATGTGATACAATTACTTACAGATAAACCATCATCATACTCATCATAATCATCATCAATTACAGGAGGCCACATATTAGTATCAGAATTGGTACTGGAGAACAATCCAGAGGATGTTTGAGAGGGAACCAGCAACCTGGTTAGGGTTCTAAGGCCCTCACTGCTGGGAGAAACAGCTATAACAGAAATATACACATTTGGTAAAGGAAGGGCATGATGATCAGATACATGAGAATCAGAAACAACTGCAGGCACATGAACAGAAACATCAGCACTGGTAGAACTTGAGAAAAAATTGGGAACCTCATTTCTTTGAGAAACACTTGAAGAAATATGTCTGTTTAGAAGAGTGGGAATATTTGACAATATGTCAATTGTTAAGGCAGGAGTAGCCACTCTGTTCACTGCCTTGGGGGGAAAGGCATTTGTATTTTCTAAACGGGTTGACTGGAATGAAACATCACTACTGTACAATGAAGGAGCAACCTGGTGATTATCTTCATTGTTAACCAAACTGGATAAAACATATTCCTCACTTCCATAAGAGCCAGTTAAACCTTGAAATGATGTTGTGGGCTTACTAGAGGTGTGGGGAAACATGTCAACAACTGAAGGTGCAGATGTAGAATGCAACATTGTTTTATTTGTAGCAGAATCTGGTGCCATCTGATAGAATATTTGGTCAAATGTAGAACTATCTTTATAAACCCTGGAGCGTTCAACCAATATTGGATCACTAGGCACAGTTGCAGCTGTTTTAAGCAGAGTGCCATCATCAGAAGCTTGAAAGGAGGATTGTAGTAATGCTTCATTATTTAATGTAGCTGAGGTCTCATAAAAGTACTGCTGTGTTGCAGGAGACAATATTTTGCTAGAAGCAGGGACAGAGATAGCTTGATCTGAGATTGCACTAAGCATAGGTTTAAGCAAAGTATCATCAAAGGCTGGAGATGTAACATGCAAAGGCTGAACGGAAAAGTAATTTTCTGAAAGTTTACTAATATCATAATCAAAAATCTTAGTAGAGGGAAAAGCAAGAGAGACTGGAAGGATTCCCTTTGTGCTAGAAACAGGAAGTGGGGTTTCTTGCAAAGACGTAGTCTGCTTAATTACATCATTGTTAGAAACATATGTAGGAAGTTCAGGCATCACTGTACTTTCAGCATGGGAAGGCACTTTACTGAAAGAAGAAATTTGCAGTTCTTTCTCATCTCCATATATTACGTCATTTTTGTGAAGTATCTTATTAACATCACTAAACTGATATGTTGCATATGTAAATTCACCTATAGAATCAGATGAAGAAACTTTAAGTATGGCCAGAGCATCTGTATCAGGCAAAAGGGACTCACTACCAGAGTACAGTTCAGACCAATCCATATCACTAGATAGAGCGCGTGTAGGCAGCAGCAAAGTATCAGCTTGTGGTATTACAGAAGAAGGCTTATGCACCAGTACATTGTTATAGCTGCTAAATAAGGGACCCTGATGAAATACGCCAACAGAATCATGCACATATTCTGCAGAGTCATAAGAAACAGTAAAAGTTTGGAGGGAGCCCACATTACTAGACAAAGCATAAGTAAGTTCAGACATTGTAGACAGTGCATGCAtatttaaatcactgctggatgGTTCAACTTGAGTAAACATGTGAGTTCTATTATGACCAAATATCAATGTCTCTGAAGCAGCATGAGTAGTCTGATGTGACATCACATCAGAATATTGAGCAAGGCTTGACTGTATTAAAGTATCACCCTCAGCCAATGTCAAAGAAGCATGCAGGGACACCTTATCACTTGTAACAGCTGGAGTAACTTGTGGAAACATTTGAGAAACTGTATACAGATGGTGAAACATTTTACTACTGAAGGAAGCAGAGGAAAATGTAAGCAAAGGTACATCACCATAGGAAGACAGGGTGGGTTCAAATGACACATCAACACTGGGAAATACAGGTGTAGCATGCAAGGTCACATCACTACCTGATGTAGCAGGGGTAgtgttgagcatctgagtgtcaAACAATAAAGGGGTGACTAGAGGAAACACTTCACTACTGTAGGAAGGTTGAAGAGGTATCTCACCATTATATACTGGTTGAGTTGTCTGAGAGAGTACCTCACTGGCAACAGAAGCAGAGCCGTATTCTCCAGAGCTTGAAGAGATAGAATGAGGTGATAATTCAGTAGGGGAGAAAGCAAAATTAGAATAATGCAGCAATTCTATATCCGCATCTGAAGTATCTTGTGATATCACTGGACCACTGGAATAGGGCACTGTAGCTGGCTTTGAGCCCTCAACATAAGCATCAGTATAACTATTCTGAAATAATAGCTCACTATCCGATGGAACTTCAGATCTAGGTGCCAAATCTGTTGCATTTTGAAACCACAACTTTTCATCAACAGAAGGAATACTCTCTGCAGATTCTTCAGCACCTGAGGGTGCTACatcttctgaaacattttttacATAGCCTTGTGAATCAATATCATGTTTGCTTATTTCTGGGCTTCCAGAATGAAGGATGTCTTCCTGGGATGCTTCCTCAGTGACAAATTGCATAGCAGAGGTGGTAGGAATGGAACCCCAAGAGTTGTCTACATCTTGATAAGGCTTAAAAGTTGACAATGAAATATCTTCCTCACTACCACCAGTAGCAGATATGCTTGTTGGTTCAGTGCCAGAAGAAATGTAAATGTATTCTTCGTCAATACCTTTGGTGGAGTCAGTGACTTGCAGGGGGATTCCAATAATAGTTTGAGATTCCAAAGAAGCATCTTCTTCTTCATCTGATGTTTCAATAGCAGGTTGGGAAGTAGGGTAAAAAATTGCTTTGAAAACATCATCCTTTCCATGTGATCCTTCCTCTCTTGTTAAGTACCTGTTTGTTTTAGCTTCATTGAATTTTGTCCCCATTTTCTCTTGACTATAGCTAGATGTAGTCACCTGGAATTCTTTTTTCCTTATTTGATTTAGAGTACTATCAGTGCTAGGAATCACTGCAATTTCTTCATCCACCTCTGCCTCCTTCTCTTCAACTTCCTCCTTTGGAAAGAAAACAACATAGTCAAAGTTTACTAAGAGTGTTTATGGATAAAACAGGAAAACTCAAGGTACATACTGCAATACATTTGCATGTGTCCATAAATTATAACAGACAAAATGGCAGGTAACCAATCAAATGGCTAttgaacttaaaaataaaatggctttAGTTACAAAAACATTCATCTCATTTTTTTTGAAACCATACATTTGCAATACTGACAAAAGAACCACAGATCCCTCTACCTTCTTAAACATTGTGCTCCTGCTACCTGTGACTCACTGTTAGAGAGAGATAAAAACCTCTCACTGCGTTTTGTCCACTTTTACTCTATCGTtgtacagtaataataataaaaaacaacataGAATGTTTTTTATTTGATAGTGTCTCACAGATATGCATTAAATATTCTTTGATATCAGTTCAAGTGTCATTGCAACATAACAGAAGATCATCTTCTCCCTCTTTCTTGACATTTCCCTATTCGGAGTCAGTGACTTTTATAGCCTTGTGTCAAAACTCATGATTGTATGCCTGGCTGTTGTGCAAATTGGTCTTTCTAAGGTCTGTTGATATCTAGTCTTTGGCCTCCCTCTTAGTCATCTTCCATCCATGATAATTGCAAGGGTCATCCAATAGAaaagaagatattttaaaatatttacgtTCTGCTTTCAAATAATTTAATCTTCATAGTTACTCCAAAGATGTTAGGATTTAGGATTTTAAAGGTCAACATGACCCTGAGACACTTAAAAGCAATTTCATAGGCAATATCTCACATACCACATACTGAAATTCCTGTTGCAGACATCTTAGTAACTGTTTAGTGAAGACAATTCAAAGTACTTCTGCAGAAATGTATGTTAGGGCTTTGCATTAGGTTCTGAAAATCTATTTCTCAAGGTCAACTCCCCTAGTCTTTATTCAGTCCTAAATCAGGCAAAATCACAATTAAAATTAACTAACATCCTGATATCATGTTGATGGGTGCAATATAAATACTTAGATAAAgagtttaaataaatataaataaatggatTGAAAAAATGGGTAATTGGATAGATAGATTTGATAGTTTGGATGAATTGGTACAGAGATGGAAAGATAGATATGGGCTATTTCTCCATCTATTTAACAGACGAGGATTTGCCCCTCTGTGAGAATAATGTGCACATATTATGAAACAGTAAAACAGATGTTCTGAATGCTAACACATTTTATAGAGGTATTGGCCACATTACAAAAATTATTTTACAATCTATTAAAAATTGTACTGGGACTCTTTCATATTCCTCTGCTTGTATGCCAGCTACCTTAGTTGCCAAAAATACAACTGTGCCAGATCAGATGGAGTTATGAAAACATCTAAAATTGTATAAAACACGGTTACATTCTTATAAAATATGGTAATATATCAAAATGTCATTACTTATGTTCAAGGGGTGGAATTATCAccctattgaaatgaatggaagttttgccattgacttcaatggagcgaggatttcacccagtatttcgaggccagatttacaaaggtatttaggcacccaaaactGCAGATAGGCATCTAGTGAAAAGAACAAAAGTGCTTAAGCAGGtcaggcacttaactcccatggCCCATCTGGGACTAGATGAGTGCTAGGATCCTTCTGGAAACTGAGAAACTCTCTCATTCTCAATAGTATAAAACTGCCATTTCTAGCATTACAGAGAAGCAAGGCATTGGACTTCAAAGTCATTACATTTTTATGTACAGAAAACCTACCAGTAGCCCAAAGCTGAATCTTGCCTGAGGCAGGTGTaactggggaaggggcggcaatTCCACATTTTGGGGAGGAAGAAAAAACATTTCTTTGGCaggtggatttttttaattgtacttttttGAAGCTGCTCAAGCGTCTGGAACGTAGAGTAATTCCCAGGGGATATGCATTAGTGGGCAAAGTGTAGGTGATATGGTTAAAAGTACATGCTAAACTCAGCTCTGCAAATTATCACAGGTGATCGCCTCCATTTATGTGGAGTGTATTATATATTATTTGAAACACTTGTGTGAAAATGAATGTATGAAAATTACTGCACTTTACAATACCTCGTATTCTTCAGTTTCATTCAGTTCAGGAAAGAGGTCAATTTCTATGAAACAAAGAGGTGAATTATATTATCCACTGTTTTAACCTCACAGATTTATTGATTTTTGCAAGACACAATAGTATAATTTTTATGGTTAGTTTAGAAATGATAGACCAAAAGATGTTATTTAAGCTGTATAACAATCACAGATCATTACAATGTTAAAATCATTTTCTAACCAGGGCTGTATTAACTAATAAACCCATTAGGCTGAGGTCTGAGATGATTTTGGAGGTGCTAACTGCAGAAGCTGCCAAGTAGCTGCACGGAGGAGTAGCAGTGAGGGAAACAATGGGACTCAACAACTGACTGGCATTTAGCTGCAACATTTCTGATGGGCTGAGGGGTGTAGCTGCAGCTGCCTGTCTGCACAGAGGAACAGCATCCAGACCCATGGTGATGAGACTGAACAGGTGGGCTTAGaactggtggtggggggggggggggggaagggaggtgggagggagggaggcagacaggaAAATGGCCCTGCAGTACTAGCTGAAGAATGCTCCAGGCCtttggagtatgtctacacagaagctgggaataggcctACCCAGCCCAGGTAGAAAGACGCTTGCTAACTCCGCTCAAGCTAGTGCATTAAAAATAACAGTGAGGATGTTGCAACAGTAGTGGCAGCTCAGGCTACCTGCCAAAGTCCAAGCTTGCCTGACCACCTGGTCTGAACCCAAGCTGTGCCACTGtcacaatgtccacactgctatttcagTGTGCTGGTGTTAGTCTTTCTACCTGGGCAgggaggcatgctcccagctgcagtgtagacacaccctttgtGCCACTGGAATGAGGCACACCTTACTTTCTATTTagactcatggactttaaggccaggagggattgttgtgatcatctagtctgacctcctgcacattgcaggccatcaAACCTCACCGCCCCCTCCTATAATAGACCCAGGCACTTCGCACTATTAAATTTAATCCCATTTTTATTGTTTCCTTTTTAAGCTTCTctagatcttcttgtatgatattccagtcctcctccgtATTGTCAATacttcccaactttgtgtcatctgcaaattttattagcacattcccactttttgtaccaaggtttaaaaaaaactatctTCTCAAAGATAGAGATCATGTTGGTCTAGCGCgatttaccttttgtaaagccatgctGTATTTTATCCCAGTTACCGTTTACctttatgtccttaactactttctcttaaAATATTTGTTCCAAGATTCTGCATACCACTGAGGTCAAAGTAACAGGCCAGTAttttcccagatcacttttttcctctttcttcaaaataggaactatattagcaattctccagtcataggataTTGACCCTCAAATGTACAGATTCATTAAGAATCCTTGCTATTTAGCTTCCAATTTCATGTGTCAGTTCCTTTACTATTCTTGGATAGAGATTATCTGGCCCCCCCAgtttggtcccattaagctgtttgagtttgacttccatcttggatgtggtaatttctacttccatatcatcatttccattagccaccctgctacCACAAGCTTCttattacccttattaaaaacggAGGTGTTCATTTATGTGTTGGGCCaggcctagattatctttaatcttcaTCCTATCCCTCAATGTTTagaggtcccacttcttctttccttgttttctttttatttatatggctagaAAACCTttaactattggttttaattttctttgcAAGGTttaactctgcttggcttttggcagttctttctttttccttacaCTTTATGACTTCCAAGAAGTAGTTTTCCTTGCTGAtccttcccatcttccattccttgaaGACCTTCTGCTTTCTCATAATAACCTGTCTGAGATGCTTGCTCCTTcagtttggtctgcaacccttctcaatgtttttttttatttggtagGCCAGCATCAACACACATGCCTACATTGCTGAGGGAAGAGTTAAGGGTAGCTGAATCTTAGTGTCACATCAGGTGGGATTAGACATTTGCTTGTATGTGTATTGGACAGAATAACCCCATGCAAATTGGGATTGGtacaaaatgtgaaaatgaaTAAAAGATGTACAAACTTCAGCTCATTTGTATAGTGATTTTCCTTGTGTAGGGAGAAGAACAGCATAATTCATGCCACTCTGGAGAAAGTAGCACATCTTAGATATACCTGGGGGTGTGAGGAGATCAGACTGATATATATCTGCGTAGTCCGCAGCTGGCCGGGAGTAGATAGTGTGATGGTAGTGGTGGTGGAGAAGATGACATGATGTTACCCATGGTGGGTATTGTTGGTGTGATTCGGCCATGCAAAGCCATCATCCCCATACTTGTGTGCATGTATTCCAATGATCCTTCCACAGTACATAacatattttctgtttttccctCACTGCTGCCCCCTGTTTGGGCGATACAATCTCCTAGAGGGAAGGTTGAGGCTGCCTTGCTACCATTGCAACCTCCCTCTTGTAGACCTTCCATCATGGAGTCAGGGAACCCTCAGTTGGGTTCTGTGCCATTATGGTCTATGATGCAGTGCAAAATATGTTATAaaaggacttttaaaaaatagcatTATTGATTAGACAGTTTGCATTTTGTCCTTGGACTTCTTATGGTCAACGTCTTAATTTGCTAATCCTTGACACAATAGGTTAGACTCACATTCAGAGCCCaattctggtcccactgaagtcaatggcaaaattctcattgatttcaatggatcaTGGTTTGGCCCTGCAAGCATAAACTATAATGGATCATATGAAGGCATTAAAAATATGTTGCAAGTTCTTATGAATAGATATAGGCATGGGTATTATGCATCTGTAATTAAATGGCTCCTTCTGAAAAGCAGTTTTTGTGCATCTGCATTACTAGCACATccttaactgaaatattttggctgcATTCATATTTTATTATTCCATATTACTTGCCAatttctcccacccccccaataaGATGAGTTAAAGGTGACATTTTCAATTGTACTCAGTGCTGGTGGACGTTGCTCCCATTTAGGTAaatggccattgacttcagtgggaacagagttagAGCCATAACCAAAAATAAATCATGAACCAGTTATACTTCTATATTTTGCACTCCTGCATCTTAAAATGGCCGCTCCTGATTGGACCAAgggtaacatttaaaaaaatatctaaatGACGTAGAGACTaggtcctattttcaaaagtgtcttagggccagatccacaaaggtctactcagtgttgcaatgcttaACCCTGAAGTGTCCTGATGCCTCATGGAATCTAtagccctgagttaggtgcccaggctcccaaTGGGGAGTGTTAGGTGCCTAAGGAGGAGATCTTCAGAAACCAGTAgcggagtggggagctgcctaaactagctgGGAGTAAAAGGTAGAGGCTTAGGTGTGgcttaggcccagatcttcaacgGTATCAGTGTTAAACTTCCATTGATCTGGACCTTAGGTGCCTCACTTATGGGCCAGAGATAGGCATCTCTCTCCATTCAGGAGTCTCAGCCATTAATTCTCTgttggaattaggtgcctaaactagGTCATGCCCTAGCAGCCAAAAGGCAGATCTTTCTCAAAAACCAGAGAAAATGAGACCCCAGAATAGCCCAGTGTTTAGACTTTTTatgtgggagaccctggttcaaatccctgctctgcctgatttgaaatagggacttgaacccacatTCTAGATGAATGCCCTAGCCAACTGGCTGTTCTGGGGCAGATCTCACTAACCTTCCCAGTTCTACTTTgaagaaataattaaatattaattgaagCAGAGACTCCACATTTTCCACATCCCATGTGAGtgtcctaatcactgggctacttcagactctctctctctggacagTTGATTATTAATTAGGGTTCCATCACACTAACAAgctaaaatatttatattgataCGTTGTAGAATGTAAAAAAATGGAATGATCAGTTCTCCATGAAAGTATTTTATAAGTAGCAACTATTGAATTAAATACTTGGCGTATTAACAAAATACAGAAAAGTTATCTTACCTCTGTCTTTCTGAAGGCTAGAAGGCTAGGGAGGGAAAAAGATGATGATATTCCCTGGCTTCTCAATGGTTTCTGTTTAAATTTTTAGATAGTGATTTCAAAATTCTTAATACTGTAGCCAGGTAACATACATTATGTGGTCAACAGACTCTTTAAAACAGCCTTTCATTAAAGAGAAAtatgattatttttgttgttagGATTATTTTGtcttcaaataataaaaataaatattttctttcagattTCACGTTTTCTACAGTATCTATGTTATCTTTTGAACTTTATCTGGAAGAAAAACTAGTATTGTGATAATACAAATGGATGTAAAATACCTCTACAAACTTTATTTACTACAAGGAAAACTGTAAAAGGTTTCAAAATCCTCTGTTTCAACCAGAATGAAACTACAATTTCATCCTGATGTATCCATGGAAACTCTCTTGATTAGATGGTAACAAAATAAATCTATTTGCCAGCAACATTTAATTACTCAGTTATTGTGGTTTTGCTAATCTTAATACTGTGTTCTCGAACCAATAATATATATAAGTAATATGGTACCATTGCGCAACACAGAAATAAAACTCAGAGGTAGGATAACAAACAAGGTATGTTTGATTTTTTCTATAACTGCAAATTGGTTATTCTATAGCTTAGGTTTTATTGGAAAAGTTCAAACCTTAAATGTATTAGAAAGTCTTCAAGTGCATATATATAATACTGTAGTTTAATGATTCCTGCAGAAATGATAGaataaggagaaaaagaaaatgtgacaTCTAAATATTTCCCTACATTTAAATTCAGCTCAACTCCTAAAAACATCCCCCTATAACAATGCGTTCCATAATTTTACAATAATATTCACAGAGTAAATTATCTTCAGTTCTACACTACAATACATAATAAATGACACT
This genomic window contains:
- the PTPRZ1 gene encoding receptor-type tyrosine-protein phosphatase zeta isoform X3, whose product is MLILGRLLACLQLLCVLRVDLVYGYYRQQRKMTEEIDWSYTGTLNQKNWGKKYPACNGAKQSPINIDEDLTQVNVNLKKLKFQGWEKETSEDTFIHNTGKTVEINLTNDYYVSGGGLETVFKASKITFHWGKCNISSDGSEHSLEGQKFPLEMQIYCYDADQFTNFEAAIKGNGKLRALSILFEVGLEDNMDYNAIIKGVDSVSRFGKQAALEPFVLLNLLPNSTDKYYTYNGSLSTPPCSETVEWIVFKDPINISENQLAVFCEVLTMQQSGYVMLMDYLQNNFREQQYKFFGQVFSSYTGQEEIHEAVCSSEPENVQADPKNYTSLLVTWERPRVVYDTMIDRFAVFYQQLDGEDQTKHEFLTDGYQDLGAILNNLLPNTSYVLQIVAVCTNGLYGKYSDQVIVDMPLDDPEIDLFPELNETEEYEEEVEEKEAEVDEEIAVIPSTDSTLNQIRKKEFQVTTSSYSQEKMGTKFNEAKTNRYLTREEGSHGKDDVFKAIFYPTSQPAIETSDEEEDASLESQTIIGIPLQVTDSTKGIDEEYIYISSGTEPTSISATGGSEEDISLSTFKPYQDVDNSWGSIPTTSAMQFVTEEASQEDILHSGSPEISKHDIDSQGYVKNVSEDVAPSGAEESAESIPSVDEKLWFQNATDLAPRSEVPSDSELLFQNSYTDAYVEGSKPATVPYSSGPVISQDTSDADIELLHYSNFAFSPTELSPHSISSSSGEYGSASVASEVLSQTTQPVYNGEIPLQPSYSSEVFPLVTPLLFDTQMLNTTPATSGSDVTLHATPVFPSVDVSFEPTLSSYGDVPLLTFSSASFSSKMFHHLYTVSQMFPQVTPAVTSDKVSLHASLTLAEGDTLIQSSLAQYSDVMSHQTTHAASETLIFGHNRTHMFTQVEPSSSDLNMHALSTMSELTYALSSNVGSLQTFTVSYDSAEYVHDSVGVFHQGPLFSSYNNVLVHKPSSVIPQADTLLLPTRALSSDMDWSELYSGSESLLPDTDALAILKVSSSDSIGEFTYATYQFSDVNKILHKNDVIYGDEKELQISSFSKVPSHAESTVMPELPTYVSNNDVIKQTTSLQETPLPVSSTKGILPVSLAFPSTKIFDYDISKLSENYFSVQPLHVTSPAFDDTLLKPMLSAISDQAISVPASSKILSPATQQYFYETSATLNNEALLQSSFQASDDGTLLKTAATVPSDPILVERSRVYKDSSTFDQIFYQMAPDSATNKTMLHSTSAPSVVDMFPHTSSKPTTSFQGLTGSYGSEEYVLSSLVNNEDNHQVAPSLYSSDVSFQSTRLENTNAFPPKAVNRVATPALTIDILSNIPTLLNRHISSSVSQRNEVPNFFSSSTSADVSVHVPAVVSDSHVSDHHALPLPNVYISVIAVSPSSEGLRTLTRLLVPSQTSSGLFSSTNSDTNMWPPVIDDDYDEYDDGLSVSNCITCTSHRETQEKVVDEQNTQVNNIKDQSNLIINSHSEKSEEEEEKKITTAASDSQISHGMDRRNYPSIPTLAALIPKKHNNPTIWENCIQTLSIPLQNTPESKSWAVFTSDEESGSGQGTSDSLNDNETSTDFSFPDLNERDAEGAIEAGNSDLTPGSSQSSAPSVTSGHSPVFNISEAEASNSSHESRIGLAESLESEKKTVIPLVVVSALTFICLVILVGILIYWRKCFQTAHFYLEDNTSPRVISTPSAPVFPVLDDVGAIPIKHFPKHVADLHASNGFTEEFETLKEFYKEIQSCTVDLGITSDSSNHPDNKNKNRYINIVAYDHSRVKLAQLAEKDGRVTDYINANYVDGYNKPKAYIAAQGPLKSTAEDFWRMIWEHNVEVIVMITNLVEKGRRKCDQYWPADGSEEYGNFLVTQKSVHVLAYYTVRNFTIRNTKVKKGSQKGRSSGRVVTQYHYTQWPDMGVPEYTLPVLTFVRKASYAKRHAVGPVVVHCSAGVGRTGTYIVLDSMLQQIQHEGTVNIFGFLKHIRTQRNYLVQTEEQYVFIHDALVEAILSKETEVLDSHIHAYVNILLIPGPTGKTKLEKQFKLLSQSNIQQCDYSTALKQCNREKNRTSSIIPVERSRVGISSLSGEGTDYINASYIMGYYQSNEFIITQHPLLHTIKDFWRMIWDHNAQLIVMLPDSQNMAEDEFVYWPNKDEPINCESFKVTMIAEEHKCLSSEEKLIIQDFILEATQDDYVLEVRHFQCPKWPNPDSPISKTFELISIIKEESSNRDGPMIVHDEHGGVTAGTFCALTTLMHQLENESSMDVYQVAKMINLMRPGVFTDIEQYQFLYKAILSLVSTRQEENPSASMDSNGTALPDGNAAESLESLV